The DNA segment TCAACGATCGCTACTAGAGGAAATTTTGACCTCTGAACTTAAAAGCTATACTGGAAACATTATTTTCGTAAGAGGAGTTGTTCAGGAAGAAAGAACAATCGTAAAGGTTGACAATTGCACTTACTACAACTTTATGACTTCGGAGGAGTTGGAGCAGAAGATTAATGAGAGCGACTTGGTCATTTGCCGTTCAGGCTATACAACGATTATGGATCTTGCGAAACTTCAGAAAAAAGCACTCCTAATTCCTACTCCTGGACAATATGAACAAGAATATCTTGCAAAACGACTGCATAAAAAAGAGATGCTGCCATTTGCAAAGCAAGAAAATTTCAGCATTTCAGATTTGGAAAAAGTGGAAAATTTTAATGGCATACCTGAAATAAAGGAAGAAGTAAATTGGAAACAACTATTTTGCCTTTTTGAGGGTGAATGAGAATTCCGAACCTTTACCTAGTTGACTTTCTATATAAATTTTCTCTCCGTGACCTTCTACAATATGTTTGACGATTGCCAAACCAAGCCCGCTACCTCCTACGTCGCGAGACCCACTTTTGTCTACTCTGTAGAATCGTTCAAATAATCGGCCGATATTTTCGGATGAGACACCCTCACCATTGTCGCTAATTCTAACAATCACCTTATCTTTTGTAAGTTCTTCGATACTAACTTCAGTTGAGCCATTCTGTTTTCCGTACTTGATAGTATTAACGATTAGATTAACAACTGCCCGGTGTATTTTCTCGCTATCTCCATAAACCATTATCGGTTTGGTGTATTTTCTATCAAAAAGTAGGATGATGTCTTTTTCAGAAGCGCTCATTTCGAGAAGTTCAAAGACATTCTCAATAACTTCTACAATGTTGAAGTTCTCCATCTGCAAATTCAGATTTCCCGTTTCAAGTTTGGCGATCATATCCAAATCTTGAACGATAAGAATTAATCTTTCAACACCTTTTTCAGCTCGACTGATATATTTCTTTCTAATAGACTTGTCATTCATTGCGCCATCAAGAAGTGTGGACAAATAACCTTGAACGGTAAATAGGGGCGTTTTAAGTTCGTGCGAAACATTTCCTAAAAACTCTCTCCTATATTCTTCACGGACTTTTAGAGTTTCGATTTCTAATTTTTTGCTCGTAGCAAATTCTTTTACCTCCTGCGTGAGCGAAGCCATATCGGTAGTGACAGACTGCGATGTAAATGAGGACGATTCCAATAAAGATACGTCGCTGTATATTTTCTTTACTTTCGAATAAATATATCTTTCTACTCTATATTGAACTGAGAAAAATGAAAACAACGACATTACCAAAGCAAAATACAGACATATTTGCCAAGAGAAAATCGCGAAAAAATACATCAATGTACCTATCAGTACGGTAGAAAACAACGTGATATACAGCGTAGAAATCGCTGCAAATTTGTACGTGTTTTTCAATTTTCTAATCATTATGCGTCAAGCTTATAACCAACTCCTTTGATTGTAGTAAAGAGATCATCGCCCATTTTTTCACGTAATTTTCTAATGTGAACATCAATGGTCCTGCCTCCAACAACTACTTCATTACCCCAAACGCTATCCAGAATCTCTTCACGTTTAAAAACTTTTCCAGGTTTTGACGCCAAAAGATAAAGCAATTCAAATTCCTTACGTGGCAATACCAACTCTCGTCCTTCGTGAACTACTTTGTATTCTTCTCTATTAATTTCGAGTCCTGCGACATTGAGAGTTGCACTTCCTTCCTTCTGATCCTTAAGTCTGCGCAATAGTCCTTTTACTTTACTTACTAAAATTTTGGGTTTAATAGGTTTTGCAATATAATCATCTGCTCCAGCTTCAAATCCTGCTACTTGGGAGTAATCTTCATTTCGAGCACTTAAAAAAGTGATTATAACATTTTGCAATTCGGGCACTAAGCGTATTTGCTCGCAAGCTTCCATCCCATCCATAACGGGCATCATCACATCCATTATTATAAGATGTGGAAGTTCTTTTTTTGCCGCAGTAATCGCTTCTTTTCCATTAGAAGCGGTAAAAATTTGATATCCTTCTTGCAATAAATTATACCGAACTATTTCGATAATATCCGCATCATCATCGACCAATAGTATCTTTATATCTCTTTTTTTCATTTTGGTTTTTAATCACTTTAAGTCGTAAATGTAAAGATAATTGAGCTACCAATAATGGAGTTAACCGTAATTTAATATGGTAACATTACCCTAACAATAAGAACTCCTAGTAATAATATTGAGATAACCTAGCCTTAAAATACCAGCCTTTACTTTGCTGAAATTTAAAAATCATTCTGATGAAACATTTGTTCTTCTTATTTGTTTTCTTTTTATCTGTTTGCACATTCGCGCAAGGACCATCCACAATTTCGGGGACGGTAACTGACAACGATATGGAAACAGCGACATTACCTTATGTAAACATTAGCCTTCAAGGCACGAACATCGCCACGACTTCTGATGAAAATGGACATTACTCCATCAATGTAACTCCGGGATTTTATACTGTTGAATTTAGCTATATGGGATATTTAACTTCTGTTGAAAATGTTACTGTAAATCCTGCCGAAGAGAAAAACCTTGACAAGAAATTATTGGCAGACAGCGAAGTCCTTACCGAAGTAGTTATTAAAGCCAGAGTCAACCGCCAGAAAGAAAGTGCTTTGCTGATGGAGCAGAAAAATTTAGTAGAAATAAAACAGCATATCGGCGCTGAAGAATTTAGCAAGAAAGGTGTGGGCAATGCTGCAGCTGCTGTGGCCAAAGTTACGGGGATTAGCAAAGAAGAAGGTTCTGGCACCATGTATGTTCGTGGATTGGGCGATAGATATAATTCGACTTCGCTAAATGGGCTTCCAATTCCATCGAATGATACGGAAAAGAAAAATATCGATTTGGAATTATTTCCAACCGACATTATCCAGTATATCGGAATCGACAAAATTTATAGCGCTAATATGTTTGGAGATTTTGCCGGCGGAAATATTGATATAGTTTCAAAAGACTTCCAAGGACGTTCACTATTTGAAGTTGAGATTGGATCAAATATCAATAGCAATGCAGTAAGTCAATCAGACTTTCAGTTGCAGGAAGGACCAAGCTATTTTGGATTTTCTAATTATTCGCTTCCGCAAAATGGCCTCTCGTCATTTGGATTTTCAAATAGCCTAAATCCAGAAAGTACAATGCCAATCGGAAGCAGCGTTTCGGTAAGAGCTGGTAAATCAT comes from the Flavobacterium ardleyense genome and includes:
- a CDS encoding sensor histidine kinase, coding for MIRKLKNTYKFAAISTLYITLFSTVLIGTLMYFFAIFSWQICLYFALVMSLFSFFSVQYRVERYIYSKVKKIYSDVSLLESSSFTSQSVTTDMASLTQEVKEFATSKKLEIETLKVREEYRREFLGNVSHELKTPLFTVQGYLSTLLDGAMNDKSIRKKYISRAEKGVERLILIVQDLDMIAKLETGNLNLQMENFNIVEVIENVFELLEMSASEKDIILLFDRKYTKPIMVYGDSEKIHRAVVNLIVNTIKYGKQNGSTEVSIEELTKDKVIVRISDNGEGVSSENIGRLFERFYRVDKSGSRDVGGSGLGLAIVKHIVEGHGEKIYIESQLGKGSEFSFTLKKAK
- a CDS encoding response regulator transcription factor, whose translation is MKKRDIKILLVDDDADIIEIVRYNLLQEGYQIFTASNGKEAITAAKKELPHLIIMDVMMPVMDGMEACEQIRLVPELQNVIITFLSARNEDYSQVAGFEAGADDYIAKPIKPKILVSKVKGLLRRLKDQKEGSATLNVAGLEINREEYKVVHEGRELVLPRKEFELLYLLASKPGKVFKREEILDSVWGNEVVVGGRTIDVHIRKLREKMGDDLFTTIKGVGYKLDA